In a single window of the Azotosporobacter soli genome:
- the sdhA gene encoding succinate dehydrogenase flavoprotein subunit — translation MKKKIIVVGGGLSGLMATMKICEAGGEVELFSLCPVKRSHSVCAQGGINAAMNTKGQNDSTAEHFDDSVYGGDFLADQTAVKGMVESAPKLIEMFDRMGVTFTRTAEGLLDLRNFGGQKNKRTCFSGATTGQQLLYALDEQVRRYETKGSVKKFEGWEFLKIIKNSAGECRGMLAQNMATMEIEAFAADAVILATGGLGLVFGKSTNSTICTGAAAAAVYQQGCALGNSEFIQIHPTAIPGDDKHRLMSESARGEGGRVWTYKDGQPWYFLEEKYPAYGNLVPRDIATREIFHVCVDLKLGVNGENQVYLDLSHIDSDYLNRKLGGILEIYEEFVGDDPRKVPMRIFPGVHYSMGGIYVDRHHRTNIPGLFASGECDHQYHGANRLGANSLLSAAYSGTVSGPSAMKWVSSEQEGPALTEAELKAAKEAEVAAFDKLMSMNGSENAYQLHKELGDVMLENVTIVRVNEKLQKTDEKLQELLKRWDNIGLCDTGRWANQEAMFVRQLRGMILLARAITLAALNRNESRGAHYKPEFPDRNDADWLKTTVAKFNPATMAPDLTYDEVDISHIKPRPRRYDVVKEVKK, via the coding sequence GTGAAAAAGAAGATTATTGTAGTTGGCGGCGGCTTGTCCGGCCTGATGGCTACCATGAAAATCTGCGAAGCTGGCGGCGAAGTAGAATTGTTTTCACTCTGTCCGGTGAAGCGTTCTCACTCCGTATGTGCCCAAGGCGGCATTAATGCGGCTATGAATACCAAAGGCCAAAATGACTCTACAGCGGAACATTTCGACGACAGCGTCTATGGTGGTGACTTCCTCGCCGACCAAACCGCTGTTAAAGGCATGGTCGAATCGGCGCCGAAACTGATTGAAATGTTTGATCGCATGGGCGTTACGTTTACCCGTACGGCAGAAGGTCTGTTGGATCTGCGTAACTTCGGCGGTCAAAAAAATAAGCGTACCTGTTTCTCTGGTGCAACGACTGGTCAACAGCTGCTGTACGCGCTCGACGAGCAAGTTCGTCGTTATGAAACAAAAGGCTCGGTCAAAAAATTCGAAGGCTGGGAATTTTTGAAGATCATCAAGAATTCCGCCGGCGAATGCCGCGGCATGTTGGCGCAGAATATGGCGACGATGGAAATCGAAGCGTTTGCTGCTGATGCGGTTATCCTCGCAACGGGCGGCCTGGGTCTGGTCTTCGGTAAAAGCACGAACTCGACAATTTGCACCGGTGCTGCTGCAGCTGCCGTTTACCAACAGGGCTGCGCACTCGGCAACAGCGAATTCATCCAAATTCATCCGACCGCTATTCCTGGCGACGACAAACATCGCCTGATGTCTGAGTCGGCACGCGGTGAAGGCGGCCGGGTTTGGACGTATAAAGACGGTCAACCGTGGTACTTCCTGGAAGAAAAATATCCGGCATACGGCAACTTGGTGCCGCGCGATATCGCGACCCGTGAAATCTTCCATGTCTGCGTAGACTTGAAATTGGGCGTCAATGGCGAAAACCAAGTGTATCTTGACCTGTCGCACATTGACAGCGACTATCTGAACCGTAAATTGGGCGGCATTCTGGAAATTTACGAAGAGTTCGTCGGCGACGATCCTCGCAAAGTTCCGATGCGCATCTTCCCGGGCGTTCATTATTCGATGGGCGGCATTTACGTAGATCGTCATCATCGCACCAACATTCCGGGCCTGTTCGCGTCCGGCGAGTGCGATCACCAGTACCATGGCGCAAACCGTTTGGGTGCGAACTCGTTGCTGTCGGCAGCTTACTCCGGTACGGTTTCCGGTCCGAGCGCGATGAAATGGGTATCTTCCGAACAAGAAGGTCCTGCATTGACGGAAGCGGAACTGAAAGCGGCGAAGGAAGCGGAAGTTGCTGCCTTTGACAAGCTGATGAGCATGAACGGCAGTGAAAATGCATACCAACTGCACAAAGAGCTGGGCGACGTGATGTTGGAAAACGTAACGATCGTTCGCGTAAACGAAAAATTGCAAAAAACCGACGAAAAGCTGCAAGAACTGCTGAAACGTTGGGATAATATCGGTCTTTGCGATACGGGCCGCTGGGCTAATCAGGAAGCTATGTTTGTGCGTCAACTGCGCGGCATGATCCTCTTAGCGCGTGCGATCACGCTGGCCGCCTTGAATCGTAATGAAAGCCGCGGCGCGCATTACAAGCCGGAGTTCCCGGATCGTAATGACGCAGACTGGCTGAAGACTACCGTCGCGAAGTTCAATCCTGCAACTATGGCGCCTGATCTAACATATGACGAAGTGGACATTTCTCATATCAAACCGCGTCCGCGTCGCTATGACGTTGTCAAGGAGGTTAAGAAATAA